The Maylandia zebra isolate NMK-2024a linkage group LG7, Mzebra_GT3a, whole genome shotgun sequence genome contains a region encoding:
- the LOC106675214 gene encoding heat shock protein 30: MLCSHGVQSALSPFMDFYWPVCSLWPEIKPLFYQQDLLQRNLQELCSSLELMDKLQHRILEETDPFQSSMAVQPVAVQLEKEGDKFALMLDTQGFSPEELSVRQVGRKLRVSGKTEKKQEDGKGSYSYRLQEFRQEFDLPEGLNHQAITCHLSPDGKLHIQAAKAPCVEEAERELTIKRSSEDKAQQSVCSQAEDSRTETHAV, from the coding sequence ATGCTGTGCTCTCATGGAGTCCAGTCTGCACTCAGTCCATTCATGGACTTCTACTGGCCTGTGTGCAGTCTGTGGCCAGAGATCAAGCCTCTGTTCTACCAGCAGGATCTCCTGCAGAGAAACCTACAGGAGCTGTGCAGCAGTCTGGAGCTGATGGATAAACTTCAACACAGGATCCTGGAGGAGACAGATCCTTTCCAAAGCAGCATGGCTGTGCAGCCAGTTGCCGTCCAGCTGGAGAAAGAGGGAGACAAGTTTGCTCTGATGCTGGACACTCAAGGCTTTTCCCCAGAGGAGCTGTCTGTCAGGCAGGTGGGCAGGAAGCTGAGAGTCAGTGGCAAGACAGAGAAGAAGCAGGAGGATGGGAAAGGCTCGTACTCTTACAGACTGCAGGAGTTCAGACAGGAGTTTGATCTGCCTGAAGGACTGAACCATCAAGCCATCACCTGCCACCTGTCTCCAGATGGGAAGCTCCACATCCAGGCAGCCAAAGCTCCGTGTGTTGAAGAGGCTGAGAGAGAGCTGACTATCAAGAGGAGCTCAGAGGACAAAGCACAGCAGAGTGTGTGTTCACAGGCAGAAGACAGCAGGACAGAGACACACGCTGTTTGA